A segment of the Lycium ferocissimum isolate CSIRO_LF1 chromosome 5, AGI_CSIRO_Lferr_CH_V1, whole genome shotgun sequence genome:
ttGACATATTTTCACTTTGTGTTGACCAtgattttccctttttgttgAACATGTTTTTTACATTTTCATCCATTATAAAAGGATGGAAAATTCACCAATTTatacattcaaaaaaaaaaaaagttcaatcCATAACTTTGGGGGGTAGGAGGGAAAATGaggaaaggaaaataaagagaaGTTAAGGAAGGTGTTTTTTTGGGGCTCAACATCTTTCCGATTTTTGGAGTTAAATTTGGGGGGTTTAGGGggggaaatgaaaatttttgggGCCGGGAAATCGGGTTGAATCTCCAAAAAAGGGCAAGtatccccccaaaaaaaattttatttttttttttttcaattgtaattgtaatttccCGCAAAAAACACTAACAAGTAAGTGTTTGGATTTTAAAttaaacaatatttaaagggAACCTTTTTTTAAACNNNNNNNNNNNNNNNNNNNNNNNNNNNNNNNNNNNNNNNNNNNNNNNNNNNNNNNNNNNNNNNNNNNNNNNNNNNNNNNNNNNNNNNNNNNNNNNNNNNNGTCATACCAAGTCAATGCTCCTTTTGACTGCTTTCCCCGAACCTTTTCAACAACACGGATTCAATTCCGTCTTCTTCGACATCGTTGCCTTTTAAGGCACAGTACGAGGTCACGTGTTCCCGAGGATCCGTCGTGCCATTATATTTCGGATGTCCAAGattttgaacctctttgggATCAACTCGCCAGAGCCGCACTGAGGAAAAGGCCTCCGAACGTACCTCTTCAACCGGTCCCTTCGTAATCGGGCGGAGCTCCCCGGGATctggtccacccgagagttataggTCTCCACCCTCTTCTTGGTTGAGTCTACCCGCTTTGCCAATGTTTCGAGCATTCTCAACACCTCGGTGGACGAGCCAGCTCCGGACCCGTTGCTTTCGACCATTCGAGCTTCTTCTCTCCGGGGTTCGGCAACACCATTATTCTTCTCCGAAGTCGTTTCATCCGTCTTGCTCTGCAACTGGGCTATTGAGACTCCTTGTTCAAAGAATACCGCTTCTTGCTCcccgcaacatttcaaaaaataagACGCAAGTTAATATCATCCGGATATTTGGCGCTTTTCGGCCATGTGCCCGGATAAAGTAAGAATTAAAAGTATTTAAAGGATCCTGTCCCGGGCGGCGTTCTCCGGTTCACCAGTATTTTGTGGCCGAGGCCCTCCTTCGAATCGATGACTCCGGTCAACGGGATTCATGGTAATCCCCGTAGGGCCGATGTTCTCATTTTCGGTCACAATCTCGTCGTTGACGTGACCGATTGTCCACTCGTTTGCCATTTGGTCCGTTTTCGCAGAGGAACAAAGAACCGAAATCTTTAGATGAACGAGTTGCAACCGAgatcaaagaccactattatccaACGCCCCCCACgcgggcgccaaactgttttaccccgaaattggataataagttaaatttgtaaatgaggtataggatatgtggcactttaatctattctttgatgaacgaaagatatatgtggATATTTTGTTTATAAACGACTTAAGTGTGAATGAATTGTTATGCTAATGGTTGGGTAAAGATGTTGGGGTTTGTATATTTGAGCTAAGATCTTATTATATGTTCCGTGCAATGTTGAATGAAATGATTCAATGGATTATTTAAGCTGTAAACCGGACCAAAGACTGAAGAAATCAAAGAGAGAGAAAacttcaatatatatattcaaatacaaagttcttggatctgaaaagccaacccctaaaaataaggaaatgcccctatttatagtttccCTCTATGGGCCCTCTATACATCATGGAGcccttttaggataaagaaaacccAATATGGATAATTTTGGCCGCATGGCTCGACACCCGTACGACCGTCGAAACAGTAAAGAACACGATTCCCACACGTGGCGAGCGAACGACCGAtcaaccggaccaacggccacgatcgtAAAGGTCGCGAAGAACCGGCTAACGGCCACGACCGATTCCGCTATGTTTGAAGTAGGACAAATGGCCACGAAATCTCGGCCATGGAGAACCGGACTAACGCGATAACAGTTATCCCCGTTGAATCGACTCCAAcgattttcttcaaacttcttcgcATCAAGCACTATTgtttgccttctttcttttatcgCCCCCGGTTTGAACCGGACAAACGTTAACgtgatttttaccgtatacaacaTCTTCTGGCACATTTTATACCCTTCCAAGCAGCTTTATGACATATTTGTACACATGATGGTACTCCTACTTAAACAATCACCAATTAGGGGTGCTACCTTCTGATACAACCTCTAAAAGTCGGTCTTAAAAAATAACGTCTTTCATTCCTTGATTTCCATCTactatatattttcaaaaaggaCGGGACAAGATAAAGATACCCTGTTCTCCTATAATTTGCCTATGGGGTATCATCTTTTTAGCATACAAGATCATTcaatatcttttttttataCCCAGCGTCCGATACTTGCATTGCGGCATGAAATTTTTGGATTCACACCAGAAAATCTCACATTCAGGGATTAAATCAGATACCTCTCGTTAAGGATGATGAAATAGCTAGCACTTAACCAAAACCCTTgtaatgaagaaagatatatcCTACGTATGTACCTATTTTAGTATCACACTACCAATGGGTAAATAATGGTCAAGAATAGGCAGCTACCAAGCACTTATAGCAAGCAATATGTAGATTAAACACGCAGTGAAGCAAAGCAAGAATGCAAATTTCAACAAACCCAATATAAGATTTGCATATATTACAATTTATATATAACTATGTCCTTTTCATGACGGAGGTATCCGTAGACAGATAGCAATACAATGAAACAATACCTACAGTCCTACACACGCGCGAAAATTgagaacaaaagaagaaaaaacagaGCAAGCTATGTTCCCCTCTTAAGCATTTGCTCATAGTTCTCAATGGACTCAAGCCTCTGTAGAAGCAGCTGTTGCTTAAACTTGTTTATGAAATTCTCCGCACTCTCATTGATGTCTTCTGATGGCTTCCTTTCCAGCTTCTGTGCTGGCGGCTTCCTCATAGCCGTAGAATTGGATAATTCCGACGATCTCTCCACTAGTGAATTAGGTCTCTTAATATCATTCTCTCTGGTGAAATACTCCATTGGCCTTTCTGGTTTCTTATCAGATTCTTCCACACTTTTGGTGCGTGGTAGTACTGAGGCTTCAAGGACCTACTCAACTTTGACGTGGAAAAAAAACTAAGTTGATAATTCTCTGCTTGTACATACTTTGTagatatccatatttatttatAGATAGACGCCAATAAAGATATACTGCGGCTTTTCGTTTTTTATGATTTGTAATTATGAGTGAAAAGTGGGGAATATGATTCCCATCTTCttctcttccctttttttttttttcggcatGGGGGACCCTTTATTCACGCCGGAATGCTACctatttgattttgtttttgaaagaaaaattcgTGGTCCAatcttttgggaataagaacaaaaaagaaaacgCGTTTAAAACGAAATTGATTAGGCAAGCACTGTAATTAAGCGCTGCAAACCAAAAAGAGGGGAAAGAAAAATTAGGTAATTAAAGGACTATCATTTACCCTTCCCAACTTTACTTTAAACTTCAAACTCCCCTCAACTATGAATAATAGacatttttttcccctttatcATATGCAAtatctattttacccttgatATTTTCAATTCTCCATCTATGtaatatctttttatattatacataatatttatttttcttaaccGGGGTATTTATACATTTTCATTAGTTaacattataagtagaatatttcttttatgaatttgtCATAAAATctaatgttattttttatgattgttattttaGTATTACATGCATTAAGTATGtaatatgtatatagatatatgcaTGTTTCAATACTCTCGTATTCTCTATACATAGATAAACAAGTTTTGTTTGTTAATAATGGAGTATTTTCTacattataatttaaaattaattcacaatataaatagataatcttttaggaatttAATTTGTCATAAATATACCTCTATtactattaattatttttatattacctGCATTGAAATATCTTTACAAAGTTATTATtccttattattttcatttgtataaataaatattagagtattgattattattaataattttttcttattctgctcatttattttattatggaacatttttaacttatatattggtatttttcactctttttttcatttgaaaaataatattatatttatttttcatagaAAATTTGCTACatagattaaaaaataaaaaaaatatcacgaattttaaaaagtaaaataaacatACAAAGgttgataatgtaagggtaaaataagcattttaaaaGTCAAATAGGATAAGGAaaatgtctattgttcaaaaTTGAGAGGGgagtttaacttttaaaataaagttggggatggtaaatgattttcacccctttttggaaaagaagaataaaacaTGCAGAATATTGCTCTGTCCCATGTAAGTGAATCCCGGAACGAAAGTTAAAATATGGAAGGACGGCAATCTCATGTTGCATGCCGCTAGTTTGATTAATTAGACAAAGCCAACCAAGCAGGTTCATCATGTCCCTCTTATCACTATGTCtgtcatcatcaatatcaactAATAACCACTGATTATCTAGATTTAAACACGGCTTGTTTACCTAATAATGCAGGCAATAAACCAGAGCCACAAAAACAAGTGTAGTTTTTCAATCAGGATATTATGTTTATGTTGAGGCTCTTACAGAATATGCCACCGTAGCACAGTAGGTCCCCTTTCCTAATTCTGTGTGCATGACTTCAAATAATTTGTACTAGTTCACATTCGGTACATAGTGTGGAAAATAAAATTTCCTTGATTCGGCCAACTTTTGCATCACATGATAACGTTGGATGTGTACGATTTGGGTATCAAAATTCACATGTGGATGAGCTTTGCTTAACTTGGACTGGGCAGAGTGGATTCCAAATCCAAGATCTTCTATCTTAcgtaaatttaaaatgtgagtctcatctaaaagcttaaactaaaaaaagagaatatttttatatatttagttaTATCTTCAATATAAGCCGCTCACGTGCAAACTTGATTCTTTTTAAGAGCCGAGCACGTAAGGATTCTTTTTGATAAAGTGTCACAGTAAGACTCGAACTCAGGACCCCTACCTGCTCTGATATCATATTAAATTGCTACTGTCTTGTATTTCGTTGGAGAAAGTAATTGCTCTTATATAGTTTACGTGCCAAGAGATCGGGACAATATATGcaacacaaaaataaaagatacgTAGGCAGTAGAATAGGAGATAGAAGATACATATCATTGAAAAGGTTCTTCGGTGTTGACGTAATAATAACGAAGCAAGAAGATAAATGCTTGAGTATAAAGGGGTGCTGACGAGTAAGGGTGTCAACTGTCAGCTAACCGAGAATCGGGACCGGTTAAACGGAACCGTAGAACCGCTAAGTTAACCGGATTCGTTAACTGCTTAATTCGTATACCGTCGGTTCCAATATTTTAGAACCGGAACGGTTAAACCGGTAAAACGTGAATCGACGTTAAACGGTTTGTTTAAtggtgaaaattaaaaaaaaaaaaaagcaaagagCCGTTGGGCTAGTTAATGGACCGTTGTagcaacggtccatttgcaaaaacgccgttgccaaacggccattttgttaatttttggcccccaaatttttttttttaacactttaacccatcccccacctctatataaacccttcttcattttcattttaattcacaccaattcactcttcttcatctttctctcaaatctcaatctctcaattataattattttgcaataactagccacaaagtcttattatagtttcaactttcaattattaattttgcaattataatattgttggtggagttggtgattttgcaacaatccgaagtagctttggtggatttgcaattctagccgccttgactttctttgaaattaatccggcaatttggtaccttcgttccaactctatctttatttttcgcaatttaattctagcaatttaatttacgcaatttaatttacgcaatttaatttgttgtaatttattttcttgtgatttatttgattgtgatttaaattaattctatttaataatgtcaaagagattaagacgtggtgCGTAGTAGTAGTCGTATTGTTAGAGGCgcgcttaatgaggaaacatttgtggaagaaacacctaatgtaggtattgatgttggtggaaataatccacttttaggtcatgaggcaatgcaacaacattttaccgacacttttaatgaagacttaaatgatgatgatgaaacacaaccccctgaaaatcccataggagatacatgtcccgcacaatcacatacacaagacaaaccgcctagaactcgtaagctaCATgactaaaatttggaaatttatgactaagaataggaAAGCCAATCGGCtacatgtaacatatgtggacaagtatttagttttaagcaaGGAACCTGGtaaaggatggtggaacgggtacactaaattctcatatgagaaccaaacatatggatgcttggggagagcaaacgggttcaaatgttgggggattcaaatgacgatagacccacgaaccggtagaaattttaagtatgacaagaaaaaagaacgcgtagaaatagctaaaatggtagcttatgattgtttaccattttcctttccctcgggtttggggtttgttacttacattcaacgttgttataatccgttatttgagggtattcctagaagtacttgtagagccgatgttatagatttgtttaaaaaatatagattttatttgcgccacgtatttaattctttaaattgtaatgtttgtcttaccgccgatttgggtcttagtattaaccatttagatttttttgctattacatgtcattgggttgatgacaatcggttatgcaaaaaaaagaattatagcttttttatatgacgaaggaaaaggtcgtcacgatggaaaatttttagccgattcaatgtctactattatgagattttttaacatttatagaaaaacactttgtattgctttagataatgcttctaataatacaaaggcaagttggtcttttaaaaaaagaaataaaccctcctctaaaaaatatttttcatgtaagatgtagttgtcacattttaaatttaattgttaaagatggtcttgagcattttgatgattgttcaaaaagttagaaatctttgttgcgtttcttttttgtaatgctaataggggaagaattagagattttaagaatgcttgtgtggaaaataaccttagacttaggaaaattcaaatagaaattgagactaggtggaactacacttacattatgctacaacaagcatatgagtataagattcccatacaacaagttcacaacaaatataataccgAGATAGTCgggattggttaaattttatgcattgggaagatgttaaagaatgtattgaactcttagaaaattttaataatgcaactcttgctttttctagacaattttatcCCACGGTAACAGAACttaattttagcctacttagcggaaatagctagagttttacaagagtataaacataaacccgattatcaagtggctatttttgaaatgataatcaaatttaagaagtatttttttcccatcccaactttatttatattgggttcccttttaaatccttgtttaaaatgtcttatactaaaaatttggttagtcaaatttatacatttttagaaattgaagcgggAACTCAACCATCTTTAGTGGAAGTTtaactcgctattgatgatgagtttagaaaagtttttactcattattctagtttggaagaacgtgcagcacccgttgctccacgccctactacttctcaaagtagcaaaagggcttgtcgggtttaaaagttttacattcacgaccaacttcttcttctactcgcaaactttgatgaatataacttttatttgatgcacccAAATGTAGATATCAACCAATGGATGaggtggacgtcttagcatggtggaagaagtacaaggcaagctatccgtactttcaagaatggctcgagatatccttacggttcaagtatcaaccgtggcttcggagagcgcatttagccaaggaagacaaagaaattggagaccatagacattcattatccggctttagcttgcaagtactagtgtgcattcgagattggattagatcggagcgacgcaaccaaaactcgaagcggaggaaggcgaagaggaagaaattgaagatttgatagctagtggaccggaccaaatggaagactttgaagatatttcatgaccgaatatgatgtggggaaattaacgaaatggttcaaaattggtgattttattattctactatttttgtacaactcatgtattatttgcaagttaaaaaaaaaaatacaacttgcaaataaatgttatccaagaatgaataaaaatatggctcatgagcttacttctatttacttgtgttcatatttttacttttattaagttaggaatatacctaaaatatactaagaatatacttataagtatattaagttatatatatacttaaacatatataagtatatatagtatatctcgtatataagtatatatagtatataagtaagtatatatagtatatatattaagttatacatatatttagtatatatattaagtatatatagtatatatgtatatatagtatatatattaagttatacatatatataagtatatgtaagttatacatatatattatacatatatttagtatatatattaagtatatatagttatacacatatttagtatatatattaagtatatatagtatatatagtatatatgtatatatattatattatatatatatttagtatatatattaagttatacatatatatagtatatatattaagttatacatatatataagtatatatagtatataagtatatatatattaagttatacatatatatataagtatatgtaagttatacatatatatgtataacttaatatatatatagtatatatattaagttatacatatatttagtatatatattaagtatatatagtatatatgtatatatagtatatatattaagttatacctatatataagtatatatagtatatatagtatatatattaagttatccacatatttagtatatatattaagtatatatatatatatgtatatatattaagttatacatatatttagtatatatattaagttatacatatatatagtatatatattaagttatacatatatataagtatatgtagtatataagtatatatactatatatattaagttatacatatatataagtatatgtaagttatacatatatatgtatacgaaaaacaCTTATAATAATTCTTTACGACACATTAGGTCgttataataaatatttaaactttaattataaagttgtataacatatgtaaatatacctacaatatacaaataaatactataatatatatatataatacaaaaaacaaaaaaaaaacatattttaaacactCCAAACCGGACGTTCGGTTTGAGTTTAAAACcgtaaaccggaaccggttaaaccggaaTCCCAAGTTAAGTTGTTCAAGTTTTTTTCGGAACCGGCCGGTTCCTTAATCAGTTccataaccggttccggttggaACCGGTTGACACCTTTACTGACGAGCATAAGCGCAATGGAGAAACGTCGTTTGCTTTTTCTAAGTCACAAATGAAGGATAGATAACGAATTTGATTAGTTAATTTGAAGTCACATTTTGAAATTGCAGCCAAATGTGGATGGATGCTCTTCATATAAGCACATCAAATGTACAAATTTTATATCTTCTGGTGCAATTTTAGGCTCACTGGAGGCCTATCCGATCTTTAGCTATCATTCAAACCATTGGTTGATTTGACGTTCCCTTTCCCAGCAGCTTTTTGAGAATTTGCACACGTCAAATTACAACTTAAACATCAATTGGAAGCTAGTTTTTGTACAACCTCCAAAAGTTTTTCTCAGTTACAAAATAGCCTCTTTTATACCCTGATTTCTAACACCACATTTTCAAAAAGCACAGGATCGTAAAGATTCCCTATTCTCCTTTAATTTGCCTATAGGGGATCATcttgaagaaaaatatgtatcctatatgtatgcatataaatTCTACCTCTTTTAGCAAGATCTTTCACTTTTAGTACCCATGCAAGTAAATATGGTTTAGCAAgcaatatataaattaaattaaacacGCAGTAATGCAAGGCAATTGAAGGcaaatttcaaaataagaatttgcatatattacaagttatttattAATTAAGACTTCGTCATGACAGAGTTATCCATAACCACATAGCAATACAATGAAACAATTCATAACACAcgcgaaaatttgagaaataagAAGACGAAACAGAGCAAGCTATGTTCCTCTCTTAAGCATTTCTTCATAGTTCTCAATGGACTCAAGCCTCTGTAGAAGCAGCTGTTGCTTAAACTTATTTATGAAATTCTCCGCACTTTCATTTATGTCTTCTGATTGCTTCCTTTCCAGCTTCTTTGGTGGCGCCGCCTTATTCTCCGACACTGGAGGCTTCCTCATAGCCGTAGAATTAGGTGATTCCAACGATCTCTTCACCACTGAACTAGGTCTCTTAATAGTATTCTCTCTGGTGAAATGCTCCGTTGGCCTTTCTGATTTTTTATCAGCTTCTTCCACTTTGGTTGTGTGGTAGTGAGGCTTCAAGGAGCTACTACTCATCTTTGAGCTTAATTTCTGATGTGCTTTGGAAAAATTCCTAAGTTGACAATTCTCTGCTTGTACATACTTTGTGGATATCCATATTTATAGAAAGACGCCAATAGAGAGATACGACTTTACCTTTTTCATGATTCGTAATTATGAGTAAGAAGTGGAGAATATGATTCccatctacttttttttttccttttccttttctttttttttggcatgggGGCCCTTTATTCACGCCAGAATGCTacctaattgattttgttatgaAGGAAAAATTCCTAGCTCAATTAGACtatgggaaaaagaaaaaagaaaggaagagcaTCATGGAATTAAGCGCTTAATTATCATTTATCACGTGATAGAAAcaaaccaaagaaaaacaaagtaaTTAAAGGAGTTTTCCCCTCACATAGAGTTAACAGTATATGATAAAAGGTCAAACTAGATGTATAGTGTCAAATAGTCACTACTATAATATTTTCTGAATTGGACCGTCTTTGTAATTAAAGCGGAGTTCAATGTTAATCCAATATGATTAATGTTATCAATCCAAATAGGACTAAATGGATATTTAATTAGATTACGTGTgtggaaaaaattaaagtacgcaatatataaacaaaattGGTGAGCTTACCTGGAGGGGGCCGCCTACAAGGActattaaaatggtcaaagtACTAGAAATTATATCCCCACACGAATACGCTTCTTAAGCCACGAAGTTTGAAAGTCTTGCGGCTTAAGCGATGGATTAACACCGAAAGGTCCCATGTTTGGTCGCCATATTTGGCGATTCAAGATTGTCACTCTCATGTGCGATGCCAAATCATTCTGGTTTATTTTATTTCGAATCCATTACCGGTAACATATACGACTCTTTCCAATAATTGTAAACAACAATATGTGCAATAGCTTTTGTTTATAAATTTGGAAACAAGTTGCACTCTAAAGTTATATTATTTGTTCAGCTAATAACCAATGAGTTTTGACTCCAAAAAAACGTTTGGTTACATCTATAATACAAACAAAATGGTtggaaaataagaaagtgtaTTTCATCTTGCTAGAACTTTAACATACGCAATTTCAACTTATAagaatataattaataattatttataagTTGCGTAACTTGCTAGTTGCTAAAATTGATC
Coding sequences within it:
- the LOC132058130 gene encoding pathogen-associated molecular patterns-induced protein A70-like codes for the protein MSSSSLKPHYHTTKVEEADKKSERPTEHFTRENTIKRPSSVVKRSLESPNSTAMRKPPVSENKAAPPKKLERKQSEDINESAENFINKFKQQLLLQRLESIENYEEMLKRGT